The Hyalangium ruber genome has a window encoding:
- a CDS encoding esterase/lipase family protein, translated as MPAKHYIYLVPGFFGFTNLGELVYFGHVRDFLQAEFARRGVEAEVVNILSHPTASIRQRAADLLTGVQTTASADEGPIHLVGHSTGGLDSRLFVSPGASLREGLELESYARRVRTVVTVSTPHAGTPLASFFLGLFGQQLLKLLTLFTVYVLRFGRLPLKVAFRLGHLLARADNQLGWKQTILDQLFDQLLGDFSADRREALSRFLGDVGKDTSLIPQLTPEGIDLFNAGCADRPGVRYGSVVTQARPPSLRTRFSAGLDPYAQITHTVYAFVYGQTQRMPLNRVPPHTPEQTAALVEAFGALPGLQACDGIVPTRSQVYGKVIGAVRADHLDAIGHFDQPSHQPPHVDWLISGSGFRRPQFEKLWKDVADFLLAEEAPR; from the coding sequence GTCCCCGGCTTCTTCGGCTTCACCAACCTGGGGGAGCTGGTCTACTTCGGCCACGTCCGAGACTTCCTCCAGGCGGAGTTTGCCCGGCGGGGGGTGGAGGCGGAGGTGGTGAACATCCTCTCGCACCCTACGGCCTCCATCCGGCAGCGGGCCGCGGACCTGCTCACGGGAGTGCAGACCACCGCCAGTGCGGACGAGGGGCCCATCCACCTCGTTGGCCACTCCACCGGAGGGCTGGACTCGCGGCTGTTCGTCAGCCCGGGGGCCTCGCTGCGCGAGGGGCTGGAGTTGGAATCCTATGCACGGCGGGTACGCACGGTGGTGACGGTGTCCACGCCGCACGCGGGCACGCCCCTGGCGTCCTTCTTCCTGGGGCTGTTTGGCCAGCAGCTCTTGAAGCTGCTGACGCTCTTCACGGTGTACGTGCTGCGCTTCGGGCGGCTGCCGCTGAAGGTGGCCTTCCGGCTGGGGCACCTGCTGGCGCGGGCGGATAATCAGCTCGGCTGGAAGCAGACGATCCTGGACCAGCTCTTCGACCAACTGCTGGGAGACTTCTCGGCGGACCGGCGCGAGGCGCTCTCGCGCTTCCTAGGGGACGTGGGCAAGGACACCTCGCTCATTCCCCAGCTCACGCCCGAGGGAATCGACCTGTTCAACGCGGGGTGCGCGGACCGGCCCGGGGTCCGTTACGGCTCGGTGGTGACGCAGGCCCGGCCGCCCTCGCTGCGCACCCGGTTCTCGGCGGGGCTCGACCCGTACGCGCAAATCACGCACACGGTGTACGCGTTCGTCTACGGCCAGACGCAGCGCATGCCGCTGAACAGGGTTCCGCCGCACACGCCGGAGCAGACCGCGGCGCTGGTGGAGGCCTTCGGGGCCCTGCCGGGGCTGCAGGCGTGTGATGGCATCGTCCCCACGCGCTCGCAGGTCTACGGCAAGGTGATTGGGGCGGTACGGGCCGACCACCTGGACGCCATCGGGCACTTCGACCAGCCCTCGCACCAGCCGCCGCACGTGGACTGGCTCATCTCCGGCTCCGGCTTCCGTCGTCCCCAGTTCGAGAAGCTCTGGAAGGACGTGGCCGACTTCCTCCTGGCGGAAGAAGCGCCGCGCTGA